The genomic window CGACCGTCTGGCCCACCGGGGAGCGGAGCTGCTGATCCGCGCAATTGTAATGGCGGCTAACGGTACGGTTCAGAGAGTGTCTCAAAACGGTGCCGCCGCCACTTATGCCCCGCGTTTAAATAAGGAAGATGGGCTTCTGCTATGGGGGCAGGATGTGTCATCCCTTGTCAATCTCATCCGTGGTTTATCGTCGTCGCCGGGGGCCTTTACCTTTCTGGCCGGGAAGAAACTAAAAATCCTCAGCGCCAGCGCAGAGATAACAGACACGGGCGTGGCACCGGGGACGATCATCAGCCAGAAGGGAAGGGGACTGAAGGTGGCGGCCGGAAATGGCTGGGTTAATCTCCTCGATGTACAGATGGAAAATAAAAAAAGGATGCCCATAGAAGACTTTCTCCGGGGCTATGAGGTTCAGGCAGGAACATCTTTGGGGCTTTAATATTATTGTGCCAATGACACCACGCGGCATGGCCGTCGAAATATTGAACCGGGTAGCATTGACCGATGCTTATGCCGAACCATTGCTCGACGCCTGCCTTTCTACCCAGGACCTGACCAATATCCACGATCGGAGGCTTCTGACCGAGCTGGTTTACGGCGTACTGCGGCAGCAAGGCCACCTGGCAGCCGGATACCTGTCTTTGCCGTGGTAGATGAAGCCGTCAAGCTCGCCAAAATCCACCAGCCCGGCAGCGCCGGACTCGTGAACGCCATTCTGAGAAATTACCTCCGGAAGCGGGAGAACCTGGTTTATCCCAATTTGACAGAAGCCCCCCTGGAACATATTGCCGTTTTGCATTCTCATCCCCGCTGGCTGGTGGAACGCTGGCTGAAAAGCTTCGGTGTGGAAGAGACGGCAGCCCTCTGTGCCGCCAACAATGAGATCCCGCCGATTACGCTCCGGGTCAACGGGCTGAAAGTGACCAGAGAAGAAGCGAGGAGGGAGCTGGCAGCAGACAATATTGAGGCCGGGGAAACAGTTTTTTCCCCCCATGGCCTCAATATTGCCAAACACGGACCGTCTCTGCGCGAGACGGCAAGTTACCAAAAAGGCCACGTACTGCTGCAGGACGAGGCCTCCCAATTGGTCGGACTGCTTACGGCGCCGCAACCGGGGGAAAATGTCCTTGATCTTTGCGCCGGCACAGGGGTAAAAACAACTCATCTGGCCGAAATTATGGACAACAAGGGGATGATTGCCGCTTGCGACATTCACACCGGGAAGCTCGCCTCGCTGCGGGAACTGGCGAACAGACTGGGTATCGGGATCGTGGAGACCCGGGTTGGAGACGCCGCAACCGACAAGGGGCCTTCCTGGCAGGGACAATTCGACCGGGCGCTCGTTGATGCGCCCTGCTCGGGGCTTGGAACCTTGAGAAGAAATCCGGAAATAAAATGGCGCCTCCGTGCGCGTGACCCT from Deltaproteobacteria bacterium includes these protein-coding regions:
- the rsmB gene encoding 16S rRNA (cytosine(967)-C(5))-methyltransferase RsmB, whose amino-acid sequence is MVDEAVKLAKIHQPGSAGLVNAILRNYLRKRENLVYPNLTEAPLEHIAVLHSHPRWLVERWLKSFGVEETAALCAANNEIPPITLRVNGLKVTREEARRELAADNIEAGETVFSPHGLNIAKHGPSLRETASYQKGHVLLQDEASQLVGLLTAPQPGENVLDLCAGTGVKTTHLAEIMDNKGMIAACDIHTGKLASLRELANRLGIGIVETRVGDAATDKGPSWQGQFDRALVDAPCSGLGTLRRNPEIKWRLRARDPKSLSGLQKQLLHSASACLKRGGTLVYSVCTVMPEENEAVIADFLKHHRDFYSAPPPASIDRALTDQRGFFRTNTASHGTDGFFGAVLVKKRG